The following is a genomic window from Caldilineales bacterium.
TGGCGCCTTTGAGTTGGCCAATATGGGTGGCAATAGCGAGGCGGGGAGGGATCGAGAGAGCGGCGTGGACGTGGTCTTCGATGCCGCCAACCGCGTGGACAATGGCGCCCAGTTCGATGGCTTTGCCGCGCAAATACTGATGGAGGTCTGCTTCAAGTTCGGGCGTGATGAGCGGTTGGCGGAGTTTGGTTGTCCATACGACGTGGTAGTAGAGCTGCCAGTAGGCCATAGGGTTCTCCTTGGGGTGGATGGC
Proteins encoded in this region:
- the tnpA gene encoding IS200/IS605 family transposase, whose protein sequence is MAYWQLYYHVVWTTKLRQPLITPELEADLHQYLRGKAIELGAIVHAVGGIEDHVHAALSIPPRLAIATHIGQLKGASSHWVTHVSPYKLPFAWQEGYGVLSFAKRSLPSVVRYILNQRQHHYGGQLIAEMERTESEESGDESGDESIRSSP